The following are encoded in a window of Amycolatopsis solani genomic DNA:
- a CDS encoding MlaE family ABC transporter permease, whose protein sequence is MTTTELPRSARVREAVDRRFGFLDTLGDQILFFLRAIAWIPRALHRYLREIVRLLAEVSFGSGALAVIGGTIGVMIGMTVATGTVVGLQGYSALNQVGTSAFAGFVSAYFNTREIAPLVSGLALSATVGCGFTAQLGAMRISEEIDALEVMGIPSVPYLVTTRVIAGFLAVIPLYAIGLLSSYLASRQITVWFFGQSAGTYDHYFLLFLPPGDVLWSFGKVLVFSVVVVLAHCYYGFRASGGPAGVGVAVGRAVRTAIVAISVLDFFLSLAIWGATTTVQVAG, encoded by the coding sequence GTGACCACCACGGAACTCCCGAGATCGGCGCGCGTGCGCGAAGCCGTCGACCGCCGGTTCGGTTTCCTCGACACCCTCGGCGACCAGATCCTCTTCTTCCTCCGCGCGATCGCCTGGATCCCGCGCGCGCTCCACCGCTACCTGCGCGAGATCGTCCGCCTGCTCGCCGAAGTCAGCTTCGGCAGCGGGGCGCTCGCCGTCATCGGCGGCACGATCGGCGTGATGATCGGGATGACCGTCGCCACCGGCACGGTCGTCGGCCTGCAGGGCTACTCCGCGCTCAACCAGGTCGGGACGTCGGCGTTCGCCGGGTTCGTCTCCGCCTACTTCAACACGCGGGAGATCGCGCCGCTGGTGAGCGGCCTCGCCCTGTCCGCCACCGTCGGCTGCGGGTTCACCGCGCAGCTCGGCGCGATGCGGATCTCCGAGGAGATCGACGCGCTCGAGGTCATGGGTATCCCGAGCGTCCCGTACCTGGTGACGACCCGGGTGATCGCCGGCTTCCTCGCCGTCATCCCGCTCTACGCCATCGGGCTGCTGTCGAGCTACCTCGCCTCGCGGCAGATCACCGTGTGGTTCTTCGGCCAGTCCGCGGGCACCTACGACCACTACTTCCTGCTGTTCCTGCCCCCCGGCGACGTCCTGTGGTCGTTCGGGAAGGTGCTGGTGTTCAGCGTCGTCGTGGTGCTGGCGCACTGCTACTACGGCTTCCGCGCGAGCGGCGGCCCGGCCGGCGTCGGCGTCGCGGTGGGCCGCGCCGTCCGCACCGCGATCGTCGCGATCAGCGTGCTCGACTTCTTCCTGTCACTGGCCATCTGGGGCGCGACGACGACCGTGCAGGTGGCCGGATGA
- a CDS encoding LLM class flavin-dependent oxidoreductase, with product MSSLPDVPLSVLDLSPVSEGNTVGETLRNTLDLARAAERLGYHRYWLAEHHNMPGIASSATPVLIGHVADATERIRVGSGGVMLPNHAPLVVAEQFGTLEAFHPGRIDLGIGRAPGTDQRTALALRGPGGLSADNFPEHLQELIGYFTHSEARGVNAVVAEGNQPPVWLLGSSGFSAQLAGRLGLPFSFAHHFAAENTIPAVQLYRENFQPSSVLSEPYVMLGVSVVAAETDERAQFLAGPSGLTFLSLRRGRPIALPTPEEAAEYPYTEIDRAFLADRFGSSIIGSPETVQKGFEQLLADTGADELMITTMVHGHADRIRSYELIAGLTS from the coding sequence GTGAGCTCACTGCCTGACGTGCCGCTGTCCGTGCTCGACCTGTCCCCCGTGTCGGAGGGGAACACCGTCGGCGAGACGCTGCGCAACACCCTGGACCTCGCCCGCGCCGCGGAACGGCTGGGCTACCACCGCTACTGGCTGGCCGAGCACCACAACATGCCCGGCATCGCCAGCTCGGCGACTCCGGTGCTGATCGGCCACGTCGCCGACGCGACCGAGCGCATCCGCGTCGGCTCGGGCGGCGTGATGCTGCCCAACCACGCGCCCCTGGTGGTCGCCGAGCAGTTCGGCACGCTGGAGGCGTTCCACCCGGGCCGCATCGACCTCGGCATCGGCCGCGCGCCCGGCACCGACCAGCGCACGGCGCTGGCCCTGCGCGGCCCCGGCGGGCTGTCGGCCGACAACTTCCCGGAGCACCTCCAGGAGCTGATCGGCTACTTCACCCATTCGGAGGCCCGCGGCGTCAACGCGGTGGTCGCCGAGGGCAACCAGCCGCCGGTGTGGCTGCTGGGCTCCAGCGGCTTCAGCGCCCAGCTCGCCGGCCGGCTGGGGCTGCCGTTCTCCTTCGCGCACCACTTCGCGGCCGAGAACACGATCCCGGCGGTGCAGCTGTACCGCGAGAACTTCCAGCCGTCTTCGGTTCTTTCCGAGCCGTACGTGATGCTGGGCGTGTCGGTGGTCGCGGCCGAGACGGACGAGCGCGCCCAGTTCCTGGCGGGGCCGTCGGGGCTGACGTTCCTGAGCCTGCGCCGCGGGCGGCCGATCGCGCTGCCGACGCCGGAGGAGGCCGCGGAGTACCCGTACACGGAGATCGACCGGGCGTTCCTGGCCGACCGGTTCGGCTCGAGCATCATCGGCTCGCCGGAGACGGTCCAAAAGGGATTCGAGCAGCTGCTGGCCGACACGGGCGCGGACGAGCTGATGATCACGACGATGGTGCACGGCCACGCGGACCGGATCCGCTCGTACGAGCTGATCGCCGGCCTGACGTCCTGA
- a CDS encoding MlaE family ABC transporter permease: MAERTTTASFPGAAALRQTGRLYGLGLDVVRLTFRRPFQVRELVQQFWFIASVSILPTALVSIPFGAVIALHIGSLTTQIGAQSFTGAASVLAIIQQASPIVTALLIAGAGGSAMCADLGSRTIREEIDAMEVLGVSPVQRLIVPRVLAAMGVAIFLNGMVSVVGVLGGYFFNVIMQHGTPGAYLASFSALAQLPDLWISEIKALIFGFVAGVVAAYRGLNPKGGPKGVGDAVNQSVVITFLLLFVLNLVLTTVYLQLVPPKGS, translated from the coding sequence ATGGCCGAACGGACGACGACGGCGTCGTTCCCCGGGGCCGCCGCGCTGCGGCAGACCGGACGGCTCTACGGGCTGGGGCTGGACGTCGTCCGGCTGACGTTCCGCCGCCCGTTCCAGGTGCGTGAGCTGGTCCAGCAGTTCTGGTTCATCGCGAGCGTCTCGATCCTGCCGACGGCACTGGTCTCGATCCCGTTCGGCGCGGTCATCGCGCTGCACATCGGGTCGCTGACCACGCAGATCGGCGCGCAGTCGTTCACCGGCGCGGCGAGCGTCCTCGCGATCATCCAGCAGGCCAGCCCGATCGTCACCGCTCTGCTGATCGCCGGCGCGGGCGGCAGCGCCATGTGCGCCGACCTCGGGTCCCGGACCATCCGCGAAGAGATCGACGCCATGGAAGTGCTCGGCGTCTCGCCCGTGCAGCGGCTGATCGTGCCGCGGGTGCTCGCCGCGATGGGGGTCGCGATCTTCCTCAACGGCATGGTCAGCGTGGTCGGCGTGCTCGGCGGTTACTTCTTCAACGTGATCATGCAGCACGGGACCCCGGGCGCGTACCTGGCGAGCTTCTCCGCCCTCGCCCAGCTGCCCGACCTGTGGATCAGCGAGATCAAGGCCCTCATCTTCGGTTTCGTCGCCGGGGTGGTCGCCGCCTACCGGGGGCTGAACCCCAAGGGCGGGCCGAAGGGCGTCGGCGACGCCGTCAACCAGTCCGTCGTCATCACGTTCCTGCTGCTGTTCGTGCTGAACCTGGTGCTCACCACCGTGTACCTGCAACTCGTGCCGCCCAAGGGGAGCTGA